A portion of the Leifsonia sp. EB41 genome contains these proteins:
- a CDS encoding YaaA family protein produces MLVLLPPSETKRDGGEGEPLALKSLGFPALNATRRGVVADTVALSRTPEAAAKALKLGPKQAHEVQRNRGLRRAATMPALLRYTGVLYDALDAPSLTPEQWRFAARSVAVQSALLGLVRADDRIPAYRLSFDSRLSPALKKRWAAVCAAELAAVDGVILDLRSEGYAALGPLPEREGVHYLRVLARDESGTVRALNHFNKQAKGLFARALIERGEDFASTDALLAWAAAEGYELTRSAERMGELDLVVPEVVGVPGKLSAVLRSAG; encoded by the coding sequence GTGCTCGTCCTGCTGCCCCCGTCGGAGACCAAGCGCGACGGGGGAGAGGGGGAGCCGCTCGCCCTGAAGTCGCTCGGTTTCCCCGCACTGAACGCGACCCGCAGGGGCGTCGTCGCCGACACCGTCGCGCTGTCGCGCACCCCGGAGGCCGCGGCGAAGGCGCTCAAGCTGGGCCCGAAGCAGGCGCACGAGGTCCAGCGGAACCGCGGCCTGCGCCGGGCGGCGACGATGCCTGCGCTGCTGCGCTACACCGGCGTGCTCTACGACGCTCTCGACGCGCCGTCGCTGACCCCGGAGCAGTGGCGGTTCGCCGCGCGCTCCGTCGCGGTGCAGTCCGCGCTGCTGGGGCTGGTGCGCGCGGACGACCGGATCCCGGCCTACCGGCTGTCGTTCGACTCGCGGCTCTCGCCGGCGCTCAAGAAGCGCTGGGCCGCGGTGTGCGCCGCGGAGCTCGCGGCCGTCGACGGCGTCATCCTCGACCTCCGGTCGGAGGGCTACGCCGCGCTCGGACCGCTGCCCGAACGCGAGGGCGTGCACTACCTGCGCGTGCTCGCCCGGGACGAGAGCGGCACCGTTCGTGCGCTCAACCACTTCAACAAGCAGGCCAAGGGCCTGTTCGCGCGCGCCCTCATCGAGCGGGGCGAGGACTTCGCCTCCACGGACGCGCTGCTCGCCTGGGCCGCCGCCGAGGGCTACGAGCTGACGCGCTCGGCCGAGCGGATGGGCGAGCTCGACCTCGTCGTCCCGGAGGTCGTCGGGGTACCGGGGAAGCTCAGCGCGGTGCTTCGTTCAGCTGGCTGA
- a CDS encoding F0F1 ATP synthase subunit gamma, which translates to MGAQLRVYRQKIKSAQTTKKITRAMELISASRIQKAQARVAASTPYARAITRAVSAVATYSNVEHVLTTEPEKIERAAIVIFSSDRGLAGAFNSNVLKESEKLAELLRSQGKEVVYFLIGRKAQGYFSFRRRGFERVWTGNTDSPEFEQAKEIADAVLESFLRDASDGGVDEIHVIYNRFISMLTQEPQIVRLLPLEVVEGMEEPDRTQVLPLYEFEPDVNTVLDSLLPVYIESRIFNAMLQSAASKHAATQKAMKAASDNADKLITDYTRLANNARQAEITQQISEIVGGADALSSAK; encoded by the coding sequence ATGGGAGCACAGCTTCGGGTCTACCGGCAGAAGATCAAGTCTGCCCAGACGACCAAGAAGATCACCCGTGCGATGGAGCTGATCTCCGCCTCACGCATCCAGAAGGCGCAGGCCAGGGTCGCCGCGTCCACGCCGTACGCCCGCGCGATCACGCGCGCGGTGTCGGCGGTGGCGACCTACTCGAACGTCGAGCACGTCCTCACCACGGAGCCGGAGAAGATCGAGCGCGCCGCGATCGTCATCTTCTCGTCGGACCGCGGCCTCGCGGGCGCGTTCAACTCGAACGTGCTCAAGGAGTCGGAGAAGCTCGCCGAGCTGCTCCGGAGCCAGGGCAAGGAGGTCGTCTACTTCCTGATCGGGCGCAAGGCGCAGGGCTACTTCAGCTTCCGTCGCCGCGGGTTCGAGCGGGTGTGGACGGGCAACACGGACAGCCCGGAGTTCGAGCAGGCCAAGGAGATCGCCGACGCGGTCCTCGAGTCCTTCCTGCGTGACGCATCGGACGGCGGCGTGGACGAGATCCATGTCATCTACAACCGCTTCATCAGCATGCTGACCCAGGAGCCCCAGATCGTCCGCCTGCTTCCGCTGGAGGTCGTCGAGGGCATGGAGGAGCCGGACCGCACGCAGGTCCTGCCGCTCTACGAGTTCGAGCCCGACGTCAACACGGTGCTCGACTCGCTCCTGCCGGTCTACATCGAGAGCCGCATCTTCAACGCGATGCTGCAGTCCGCCGCCTCCAAGCACGCGGCCACGCAGAAGGCCATGAAGGCCGCGAGCGACAACGCCGACAAGCTCATCACCGACTACACGCGACTGGCCAACAACGCCCGCCAGGCGGAGATCACCCAGCAGATCTCCGAGATCGTGGGCGGCGCTGACGCGCTGAGCTCGGCAAAATAA
- a CDS encoding AAA family ATPase, translating into MSDQKAPLERQFGDVRVPVLIVTAGLPGSGKSTIAEIIAGRLGATAISVDPIEAAILKAGIDSDQPTGLAAYLVAERMAEQVLVSGHSVVVDAVNAVEPARLQWRDLAQRCGVKLRIVETVCSDDELHEQRLAKRTGLIAAYAVEQSIDEYVEWKGAAASLPRVTLDTARPLGENVDAALAFLAG; encoded by the coding sequence ATGTCCGACCAGAAAGCCCCGCTCGAACGTCAGTTCGGCGACGTCCGCGTCCCCGTGCTGATCGTGACGGCGGGGCTTCCCGGTTCGGGCAAGTCCACCATCGCGGAGATCATCGCGGGCCGGCTCGGCGCGACGGCGATCTCGGTGGACCCGATCGAGGCCGCGATCCTCAAAGCCGGCATCGACTCCGACCAGCCGACAGGCCTCGCCGCATACCTGGTGGCCGAGCGGATGGCCGAGCAGGTGCTCGTCAGCGGCCACTCGGTCGTCGTGGACGCCGTCAACGCCGTCGAGCCCGCGCGTCTGCAGTGGCGCGACCTGGCCCAGCGCTGCGGCGTGAAGCTGCGCATCGTGGAGACCGTGTGCTCGGACGACGAGCTGCACGAGCAGCGCCTCGCGAAGCGCACCGGCCTGATCGCCGCGTACGCCGTCGAGCAGAGCATCGACGAGTACGTCGAATGGAAGGGCGCCGCGGCGTCGCTTCCGCGGGTGACCCTGGACACTGCCCGCCCGCTCGGCGAGAACGTCGACGCGGCACTCGCCTTCCTGGCGGGCTGA
- a CDS encoding F0F1 ATP synthase subunit epsilon translates to MAVLTVSVVAADHEVWSGEASMVVARTVEGQIGILPGHEPLLAILAQGEVRVTLNGGESIRAQADDGFLSVENNTVTIVARQAELV, encoded by the coding sequence ATGGCTGTCCTCACCGTCAGCGTCGTCGCTGCCGACCACGAAGTGTGGTCGGGCGAGGCGAGCATGGTCGTCGCGCGGACCGTGGAAGGGCAGATCGGTATCCTGCCCGGCCACGAGCCGCTGCTCGCCATCCTCGCCCAGGGCGAGGTGCGCGTGACCCTGAACGGCGGGGAGTCGATCCGGGCGCAGGCCGACGACGGCTTCCTCTCCGTGGAGAACAACACGGTCACGATCGTGGCCCGTCAGGCCGAGCTGGTCTGA
- the atpD gene encoding F0F1 ATP synthase subunit beta — MTTATAEAQASTAQPAGVGRIARVTGPVVDIEFPHDSIPGIYNALKTTITIGEESTEITLEVAQHLGDDLVRAIALKPTDGLVRGGEVRDTGSPITVPVGDVTKGKVFNVTGDILNGEPGEKIEISERWSIHRQPPAFDQLESKTQLFETGIKVIDLLTPYVQGGKIGLFGGAGVGKTVLIQEMIQRVAQDHGGVSVFAGVGERTREGNDLIHEMEEAGVFDKTALVFGQMDEPPGTRLRVALSALTMAEYFRDVQKQDVLLFIDNIFRFTQAGSEVSTLLGRMPSAVGYQPNLADEMGLLQERITSTRGHSITSLQAIYVPADDYTDPAPATTFAHLDATTELSREIASKGLYPAVDPLTSTSRILDPRYLGADHYRVATTVKQILQKNKELQEIIAILGVDELSEEDKITVSRARRIQQFLSQNTYMAKKFTGVEGSTVPLKDTIESFDAIAKGEFDHVAEQAFFNVGAITDVEEKWAQIQKENG, encoded by the coding sequence ATGACTACCGCTACCGCCGAAGCCCAGGCTTCGACCGCGCAGCCGGCCGGCGTGGGACGCATCGCCCGCGTCACCGGTCCGGTCGTCGACATCGAGTTCCCGCACGACTCGATCCCTGGCATCTACAACGCCCTGAAGACCACCATCACGATCGGCGAGGAGTCGACCGAGATCACGCTCGAGGTCGCACAGCACCTCGGCGACGACCTCGTCCGTGCCATCGCCCTGAAGCCGACCGACGGCCTGGTCCGCGGCGGCGAGGTGCGCGACACCGGCTCGCCCATCACGGTGCCCGTCGGTGACGTCACCAAGGGCAAGGTCTTCAACGTGACCGGCGACATCCTCAACGGCGAGCCCGGCGAGAAGATCGAGATCAGCGAGCGCTGGTCCATCCACCGCCAGCCGCCGGCGTTCGACCAGCTCGAGTCGAAGACCCAGCTGTTCGAGACCGGCATCAAGGTCATCGACCTCCTCACCCCGTACGTCCAGGGCGGCAAGATCGGCCTGTTCGGCGGCGCGGGCGTCGGCAAGACCGTCCTCATCCAGGAGATGATCCAGCGCGTCGCGCAGGACCACGGCGGTGTGTCGGTGTTCGCCGGTGTCGGCGAGCGCACCCGTGAGGGCAACGACCTCATCCACGAGATGGAGGAGGCTGGCGTCTTCGACAAGACCGCGCTCGTCTTCGGCCAGATGGACGAGCCGCCGGGAACGCGTCTGCGCGTAGCCCTGTCCGCGCTGACGATGGCGGAGTACTTCCGCGACGTGCAGAAGCAGGACGTGCTGCTCTTCATCGACAACATCTTCCGCTTCACGCAGGCGGGCTCCGAGGTCTCCACGCTGCTCGGCCGCATGCCGTCCGCGGTGGGCTACCAGCCGAACCTCGCCGACGAGATGGGCCTCCTCCAGGAGCGCATCACGTCGACCCGCGGCCACTCGATCACCTCGCTGCAGGCGATCTACGTGCCGGCCGACGACTACACCGACCCGGCTCCGGCGACCACGTTCGCGCACCTCGACGCCACGACCGAGCTCTCCCGTGAGATCGCGTCGAAGGGCCTGTACCCGGCCGTCGACCCGCTGACCTCGACCTCGCGTATCCTCGACCCCCGCTACCTGGGCGCCGACCACTACCGCGTGGCCACCACGGTCAAGCAGATCCTCCAGAAGAACAAGGAGCTGCAGGAGATCATCGCGATCCTCGGTGTCGACGAGCTGTCCGAAGAGGACAAGATCACCGTGTCGCGCGCCCGCCGCATCCAGCAGTTCCTCTCGCAGAACACCTACATGGCGAAGAAGTTCACCGGTGTCGAGGGCTCGACCGTCCCGCTGAAGGACACCATCGAGTCGTTCGACGCCATCGCCAAGGGCGAGTTCGACCACGTCGCCGAGCAGGCGTTCTTCAACGTCGGTGCGATCACCGACGTCGAGGAGAAGTGGGCGCAGATCCAGAAGGAGAACGGCTGA